A window from Heteronotia binoei isolate CCM8104 ecotype False Entrance Well chromosome 15, APGP_CSIRO_Hbin_v1, whole genome shotgun sequence encodes these proteins:
- the LOC132584882 gene encoding hydroperoxide isomerase ALOXE3-like isoform X2, whose translation MATYKIRVATGDYLCGGTMDSVAITLVGIRGESPKFRLDRPGKDFSPGEVDEYVVQTEHHLGSILLIRLHKERYSIFPHTNWNCSFVEVLGPREEVYRFPCYQWIVGYTTLELREGTAKTIREDANNQLLLRHRKEELRAKRQAYRYKEFQPGWPKCLDVDTVDQLNLNDQYSSTKTSTLEVNLAAGQVELKLKGLLDCKKSWNKLDDVRRAFWFYRSPASEYVSRHWDEDAFFGYQYLNGVNPVFIRKCTEIPAKFPVTQEMVAKSLEKHTTLDKELEKGNLFLIDCQILEGTPATKLNGRRQHIAAPICLLRLNPWGELVPIAIQLTQQPGPESPIFLPSDSEWDWGLAKFWVRNATFHIHEVLTHLLYTHLMAEVFTLATIRHLPMCHPLYKLLIPHTRYTLHINVLGRVRLFGPGGLIDEATATGFHGLSYLLAKGLSTLTYSTLCLPDDLRDRGVESLPNYYYKEDGMKLWEAIHSFVSGIVCLYYPDDISVREDPELQAWVAEIFDKGPLGRESSGFPSRLETIV comes from the exons ATGGCCACCTACAAAATCCGCGTGGCCACGGGCGACTACCTGTGTGGGGGGACCATGGACTCCGTTGCCATCACTTTGGTGGGAATTCGGGGGGAAAGTCCCAAGTTCCGGTTGGATAGACCCGGCAAGGATTTTTCGCCTGGGGAG gTAGATGAATATGTGGTTCAAACTGAGCACCACCTGGGATCCATCCTGCTCATCCGGCTGCACAAGGAACGCTACAGCATCTTCCCACACACCAACTGGAACTGCAGCTTCGTAGAAGTGCTAGGACCCAGGGAAGAAGTTTACCGTTTCCCCTGCTACCAATGGATTGTGGGATACACAACCCTGGAGCTCAGAGAAGGAACAG CCAAAACCATCCGCGAGGATGCCAACAACCAGCTGCTTCTACGGCACCGGAAAGAGGAGCTCAGGGCCAAGCGGCAGGCCTACAG ATATAAAGAATTCCAGCCAGGCTGGCCGAAGTGTTTGGACGTGGACACTGTCGATCAACTAAACCTCAATGACCAATATTCCAGCACAAAGACCAGCACCTTAGAGGTGAATTTGGCAGCCGG ACAAGTTGAGCTGAAACTGAAAGGGCTGCTGGACTGCAAGAAGTCTTGGAACAAACTCGATGACGTCCGAAGAGCCTTTTGGTTCTACCGATCGCCTGCATCAG AATATGTCAGCAGGCACTGGGATGAAGATGCTTTCTTTGGCTACCAGTACCTCAATGGAGTCAACCCAGTATTCATCCGGAAGTGCACGGAGATTCCAGCCAAGTTCCCCGTCACTCAGGAGATGGTAGCAAAGTCCTTAGAGAAGCACACAACCCTCGACAAAGAACTGGAG AAAGGCAACCTGTTCCTTATCGACTGCCAGATTCTGGAAGGCACCCCAGCCACGAAACTGAACGGACGCCGTCAGCACATTGCCGCCCCCATCTGCCTCTTGCGTCTCAATCCTTGGGGGGAACTTGTCCCTATCGCCATCCAG CTGACTCAGCAACCCGGACCGGAGAGCCCCATCTTCTTACCCAGCGACTCCGAGTGGGACTGGGGCCTGGCGAAGTTTTGGGTGCGGAACGCCACCTTCCACATCCATGAGGTCCTCACCCACTTGCTTTACACGCACCTGATGGCCGAAGTCTTCACGTTGGCCACCATCCGACACCTGCCCATGTGCCATCCCCTGTACAAG CTGTTGATCCCGCATACCCGATACACGCTCCACATCAACGTTCTTGGCAGAGTTCGTCTCTTCGGCCCCGGGGGGCTGATTGATGAG GCCACTGCCACGGGCTTCCACGGCCTGTCCTATCTGCTGGCCAAGGGCCTTTCCACCTTAACCTATTCCACCCTTTGCCTCCCTGATGACCTCAGGGACAGGGGGGTCGAATCCCTGCCCAACTACTACTACAAGGAGGACGGCATGAAGCTCTGGGAAGCGATCCACAG